In Stegostoma tigrinum isolate sSteTig4 chromosome 12, sSteTig4.hap1, whole genome shotgun sequence, the following proteins share a genomic window:
- the lacc1 gene encoding purine nucleoside phosphorylase LACC1 isoform X4 — protein MSAGFNPQMYYLAKVSHGNTVWSLGKPEPESYDAIVTNRIGVTIAAPGADCIPLLFADPVQHVCGVAHAGWKGTLAGVAMATVSTMTAEFGCRAKDILVAMGPCVGPCCFTLHQDVAQEFMKIEPSCVKMADSPRPSVDLRRTTRVLLERGGILSGNISDASTGSRYGEVTVCTVCHPDTFFSHIRDGSNFGTQIGFISVQD, from the exons ATGAGTGCAGGATTTAACCCCCAAATGTACTACCTCGCAAAG GTAAGCCATGGCAATACCGTCTGGAGCCTGGGGAAGCCGGAACCTGAAAGCTACGATGCCATTGTGACCAATCGGATAGGTGTCACCATAGCAGCGCCGGGAGCAGACTGCATTCCACTGCTGTTTGCTGATCCTGTCCAACATGTGTGTGGAGTGGCACATGCAG GTTGGAAGGGGACACTGGCAGGAGTCGCCATGGCGACAGTGAGCACCATGACAGCTGAATTTGGCTGCCGGGCGAAAGATATTCTCGTGGCGATGGGCCCTTGTGTGGGGCCTTGTTGCTTCACCCTCCACCAAGATGTTGCCCAGGAGTTCATGAAGATCGAGCCCAGCTGTGTAAAAATGGCCGACTCTCCACGTCCTTCTGTAGACCTCAGACGAACAACCAG gGTTTTATTGGAACGTGGAGGGATTCTCTCTGGAAACATCAGTGATGCTTCCACAGGCAGTAGATATGGAGAAGTGACTGTCTGCACAGTCTGTCACCCAGACACTTTTTTCTCCCATATTCGGGATGGGAGCAACTTTGGAACTCAAATTGGATTCATCTCTGTTCAGGACTAG